Within Thermococcus indicus, the genomic segment CCCGTTGACAGCCTCAGCCTGCTCTACTACGCCAGACTTATGATAGGGGCCGGTGGAACGATGAACCGCGAGGCCATAGCCCTCGGAACCCCGACAATATCCACCTACCCAGGCAGACTGCTCGCGGTGACGCGGTGGCTCGTCGAGAAGGGCGTCAAGTTCCACTCAACCGACCCCGTGAAGGTTGCCACGATGGCAGAGCGCATGATGGAGATGAACGGAAGCTACCGGGCGTACCTCAGGAGCGTTGTGAGCAGCTTTGAGAACCCAATGGACGTCATACTCGGCGAGATCGAGACGTACGAAGAGTTCGGAACGTTCAGCGCGATGAAGATTGGGGAGGCAGGGACCTCAGAGACCCGCAACCCTGGGGGTTACGTAGGCCTCAATGAGGGCCGCGACGAAAAGGAGCAGAACTGACAGGGCGAAAAGCTTCAGGCCTTTAACTGCCCCCCTTCTGAACCTTTCTCCACCCTCACCTTCTCCTGAGATTATCTCCCTGTACCAGACGATACCGGCGACGCCGGCGAGGGCTATCGCGGGTATCTCGACGACGCCGTGGGGCACCAGGCCGAGGAGTATCTGCCCCATCGGCATCCCGCCCATCCGGTGAACCGCAAGCACCACCAGTCCAACGACGAAGCCGTTGAAGGCCATTATAAACCACGGGCCGAGACCGAAGAAAAGGCCCGAAATGAATGTGAGGAGTGCCACCATCGAGTTGTTGGTGAATATTTTGATGAAGTTGTGGAAGCTGGAGTCTGAGATAGGCCCGATTTGCTCGATTATCTTCCGAACTGCCTCGAGGGCCGTGTCCGGACTGGCGGCTCCAGCCCAGTATCCTCCGAGGGCGGAGAGCAGGAACACCAGCAGCAGGTGCCCCAGGGTTCTCCTCGGAACCTTCACACCGAGCACGTCCATCACTCCTTCAGCGCGTTTTTGAGCGCGATTTTGAAGTCCTCGATGTTTACGTAGGGCATCTCAATGTCCATCCTCATGGCAAAGAACTCGTCCATGAGGTGCTCCAGCTCGTCGATCCCGTGCCCCTCGAGCTTTTGCTCCAGCTCATGGACCGCCTCCTCGGGATGCATGAAGAAATCTCCCGTGATCCTGACGTGCTCGGCCCTGCCGTCCCTCTCATCGAACTCTATCCTGATGAGTCCCTTCTTCGCCTTGTGCTCGCCCACATGGTGTTTCATTCTACCCACCTCCAAAGTAAATTGGTGGAAGAAGTTTTTAAAGGTTGGTCATGTTTCTTTGAGCTCGGCATCGCCCGCCCACAGGAGAAAGCCCTCGGCCTCGTCCGAATATTCCAGATGTATCCTTGCGGCTATCGATATCGACAGGCTTCCGAAGGAGTGCTTTCCCCCGACACCTCCAGAGTG encodes:
- a CDS encoding lipoate protein ligase C-terminal domain-containing protein, which translates into the protein MKHHVGEHKAKKGLIRIEFDERDGRAEHVRITGDFFMHPEEAVHELEQKLEGHGIDELEHLMDEFFAMRMDIEMPYVNIEDFKIALKNALKE
- a CDS encoding stage II sporulation protein M; the protein is MDVLGVKVPRRTLGHLLLVFLLSALGGYWAGAASPDTALEAVRKIIEQIGPISDSSFHNFIKIFTNNSMVALLTFISGLFFGLGPWFIMAFNGFVVGLVVLAVHRMGGMPMGQILLGLVPHGVVEIPAIALAGVAGIVWYREIISGEGEGGERFRRGAVKGLKLFALSVLLLFVAALIEAYVTPRVAGL